The sequence CGTTGGGGATCGACTCAATGCCAAATTGGTGGGTTACCGGCGTGTTCAAGTCAACGATGTCAATTTTCAACAAAACCACATCCGCGTCATCCTTCGCCAACTGTTCAAGGACGGGACTCAGTTTCCTGCACGGCCCGCACCACTCTGCGTAAAAATCAACGATGGTAATCTTTCCCTCGGTAAGAAGCGAAGGCAGGTCCACTTGTTGGCCACCACGGGAAACAACTCTGATTTTCTCGATCTTGGGCGCGTTCGCTTTTATTCGAGCAGCGTCGTCCGCGGCGGCTCTGGCGACCGCAGCCTTGTCTGCTGCTTC is a genomic window of Candidatus Angelobacter sp. containing:
- a CDS encoding thioredoxin family protein, with the translated sequence MESTLGKPTGRLQTTQGALWLYADWRIQFDHQNLVLKVERDQPLRLAKLDPQFVAAAEAADKAAVARAAADDAARIKANAPKIEKIRVVSRGGQQVDLPSLLTEGKITIVDFYAEWCGPCRKLSPVLEQLAKDDADVVLLKIDIVDLNTPVTHQFGIESIPN